Part of the Streptomyces sp. f51 genome is shown below.
CGAGCGGCTCGGATTCGAGGCCTCGCACATCGGCTTCAAACTCCCGCTCTGAGGAGTTCGCCGGACGCAGGACGAGGGGCCCTGTTTCACGTGAAACAGGGCCCCTCGTGTCCGGTGGCGCCTAGCTGATTCCTCGCCAGCCCTCCGGGTCCACTCCACCGGGCACGGGAGCGCCCTCGTCGTACGGCTGCCGCGTGAACACGAACGAGCCGAGGTCCAGGTGGCTCAGGGACCCGTCAGGCCGTCGTACGGGCCGCAGGAGCTCGCCCGCGTAGTAGCCGTCGAGTCCCATCCAGGTCCCGTCGCCGTTCGCCCGGAAGCGGGCGCCCCGGCCGGCACCCTGGAGCGGGCCCAGCACCAGCCCCCCATCGGCCGGCAGCCGAAGCCCGAACGCCTGAGTCCCCCAGTACCACTGGCCCGCCAACTCCAGTACGGCCTGGTCCACTTCGGCCATCGGATGCCAGGGCTCGGGGATCCGCGGCTCCGCCTCGGCGACGATCCGCACCAGATCGGCGGCGACACTGAACACGGGCGGTCCCGAGGTGCAGTTGGACAGCACGACCGCCGCGACATCGTCCTCCACACTGATCACCAGTCCGGCCAGAAAGCCCGGCAGCGAACCGGAGTGCCCGACGAGGGTATGGCCGTCGCGATGCACGATCTGAAGGGCGAGCCCGTACGAGGACCCCGCCGCGAGCTCCGCGGTCTCCGGCGGAGCGGCGGGCGCGCGCATCTCCCTGACGGACTCCGCGCTCAGCACCCGCTCGTCACCATGCGCGAGGAAGGCGGCGAAGCGGGCCAAGTCTCCTGTGGTGGACCACAATTGCCCTGCTGGAGCCATCCGCCCGAGATCCTCCGCGGGTTCCGGCATCATCGCGTCCGCCCAGGGATGGACGGCCCATCCTCCCGCGTGCGGTGCCTGCGGGCCGGTGCTCGTACGGTGCAGGCCGAGCGGTTCGAGAATCTCGTGGCGCAGAACCTCTTCCCAGGGTGCGCCGCGCAGCTCCTCGACCAGCGCTCCGAGCAAGGTGTAGCCGGGGTTCGAGTAGTGGTGCCGCCGTCCGACCGGATGCCGGAAGGGCTGCTCACCGAGCACGTCGGCCAGTTCGGGACGCAGCGAACCGGAGGTGCGCTCCCACCACGGCGCCGGTGACTCGGCGGCCAATCCTCCCGTGTGCGCGAGCAGTTGGGAGATGGTGACCTCCCCCGCACCCGTGCCGGGCATATGCTTCTCCAGCGGGTCACCCAGGTCCAGGACGCCCTCGTCGCGCAACCGCAGCACCAGTACGGCGGTGAAGGTCTTGGTGATGGAGCCGATCCGGTACTGCACGTTCTCGTCCGGACCGTGACCGGACACCGAGGTCCGCGCCCCGTTCCACACCGCCTTCCCGCCTCGGACCACCGTCGCGACGAGTGAGGGCGCCCGGCCCTCGCTCTGTGCCACGGCGATGCGGTGCAGCAGGGCCCGGCGCGTTTCGGGAAGCAGCTCATCGTGGGATGTCGTCATGGCACCAGTCCACCCGTCCCGGCGCCGCACGTCGAGCGGATTGAACCGCCACGGACCCGCGGGCCGTGCGGGTCCCGCCCCTCGTGGTGTGCCGGTCTTGCGTGAGTCGGGTTGCCCGTGCCGGCCGGGTACACCACGCTGAGCCCCGGGCACGAGGACGACCGGCGAGCCCGGATCGCGCACCGATGAGTTTCCCGCGCCGTGCCGGTCCACACGCCGGACACCCACGGACGGAAGGCTGGGCCATGCGGAAACTGATCTACGGCATGAACCTGACCCTGGACGGCTACATCGCCGCGCCCGGCGACGACATCGGCTGGAGCGTGCCGAGCGACGAACTGTTCCAGTTCTGGTCCGACCAATTGCGGGCGACGGACCTGTCGCTGTACGGGCGCAAGCTGTGGCAGACGATGAGCTCCCACTGGCCGACCGCCGACCAGCAGCCCGGCGTCACCTCGGCGGAGATCGAGTTCGCACGCCGCTGGCGGGACATGGCGAAGGTGGTGTTCTCCTCGACGACCGACACGGTGGACTGGAACACCCGTCTGGTCACCGGCGACGCGGTCGCCGAGATCACCCGGCTCAAGGCAGAGGATGGCGGCCCCATGGACATCGGTGGCGCGACGCTCGCCGCGGCGGCCATGCGGGCCGGGCTGATCGACGAGTACGTGCTGGCCACCGCGCCGGTCCTGGCGGGCGGCGGCACGCCGTTCTTCACCGCGCTGGACAACTGGGTGAACCTGAACCTGGTGGAGACACGGACCTTGCCCGGCGGAGTGATCCTGACCAGATACGAGACGAGGCGCTGAGTGCCCCGTCCCGGAGTCGATCAGGTCTGTGCCATGTCCACGAAGCGTGAGTAGTGGCCCTGGAAGGCCACCGTGATCGTCGCCGTCGGGCCGTTACGGTGCTTGCCGACGATGATGTCGGCCTCACCGGCGCGGGGGGACTCCTTCTCGTACGCGTCCTCGCGGTGGAGCAGGATGACCATGTCCGCGTCCTGCTCGATCGAGCCGGACTCACGCAGGTCGGAGACCATCGGCTTCTTGTCCGTACGCTGCTCGGGGCCACGGTTGAGCTGCGACAGCGCGATCACCGGCAGTTCCAGCTCCTTGGCCAGCAGCTTCAGGTTTCGCGACATGTCGGAGACCTCCTGCTGGCGGCTCTCGGAACGCTTGCCGCCGGACTGCATCAGCTGGAGGTAGTCGATGACCACGAGCTTGAGGTCGGCACGCTGCTTGAGACGGCGGCACTTGGCGCGGATCTCCATCATCGACAGGTTCGGGGAGTCGTCGATGTAGAGGGGGGCGGCCGAGACGTCCGGCATACGACGGGCGAGCCGGGTCCAGTCCTCGTCCGTCATCGTGCCGGACCGCATGTGGTGCAGCGCCACGCGGGCCTCGGCGGACAGCAGGCGCATCGCGATCTCGTTGCGGCCCATTTCGAGCGAGAAGATCACACTGGGCATGTTGTGCTTGATCGAGCAGGCGCGGGCGAAGTCCAGCGCCAGCGTCGACTTACCCATGGCGGGACGGGCCGCGATAATGATCATCTGGCCGGGGTGCAGACCGTTGGTGAGCGAGTCGAGGTCGGTGAAGCCGGTCGGAACACCGGTCATCTCCCCCGAACGCGATCCGATCGCCTCGATCTCGTCGAGCGCGCCCTCCATGATGTCGCCGAGCGGCAGATAGTCCTCGGTGGTGCGCTGCTCGGTGACCGCGTAGATCTCGGCCTGGGCGCTGTTGACGATCTCGTCCACGTCGCCGTCGGCCGCGTATCCCATCTGGGTGATCCGCGTGCCGGCCTCGACCAGGCGGCGCAGGACCGCGCGCTCGTGCACGATCTCCGCGTAGTACTCGGCGTTCGCCGCGGTCGGGACCGTCTGGACCAGCGTGTGCAGATACGGGGCGCCGCCGACCTTGGTGATCTCGCCGCGCTTGGTGAGCTCGGCCGCGACCGTGATGGGGTCGGCCGGCTCGCCCTTCGCGTACAGGTCGAGGATCGCGCCGTAGATGGTCTCGTGCGCGGGCCGGTAGAAGTCGTGGCCCTTGAGCACCTCGACGACGTCGGCGATGGCGTCCTTCGACAGGAGCATGCCACCGAGCACGGACTGCTCGGCGTCGAGGTCCTGCGGCGGCACCCGCTCGAACGACGAACCGCCGCTCTCCCAGGAATCGCTGTCCCGGTCGTGCTGCTCGTCGCGGCCTCGGCCTCCGTTCCCGCGCCGTCGGGACGAGGGCAGACGATCACTGGGGCCACTCTCCGCCCAGGGGTCGTCCAAGGGCTCGGAAATAGTCACCGAGCCACCTCCTCCCGTCCGCGGAGCGGACCT
Proteins encoded:
- a CDS encoding dihydrofolate reductase family protein; amino-acid sequence: MRKLIYGMNLTLDGYIAAPGDDIGWSVPSDELFQFWSDQLRATDLSLYGRKLWQTMSSHWPTADQQPGVTSAEIEFARRWRDMAKVVFSSTTDTVDWNTRLVTGDAVAEITRLKAEDGGPMDIGGATLAAAAMRAGLIDEYVLATAPVLAGGGTPFFTALDNWVNLNLVETRTLPGGVILTRYETRR
- a CDS encoding serine hydrolase domain-containing protein gives rise to the protein MTTSHDELLPETRRALLHRIAVAQSEGRAPSLVATVVRGGKAVWNGARTSVSGHGPDENVQYRIGSITKTFTAVLVLRLRDEGVLDLGDPLEKHMPGTGAGEVTISQLLAHTGGLAAESPAPWWERTSGSLRPELADVLGEQPFRHPVGRRHHYSNPGYTLLGALVEELRGAPWEEVLRHEILEPLGLHRTSTGPQAPHAGGWAVHPWADAMMPEPAEDLGRMAPAGQLWSTTGDLARFAAFLAHGDERVLSAESVREMRAPAAPPETAELAAGSSYGLALQIVHRDGHTLVGHSGSLPGFLAGLVISVEDDVAAVVLSNCTSGPPVFSVAADLVRIVAEAEPRIPEPWHPMAEVDQAVLELAGQWYWGTQAFGLRLPADGGLVLGPLQGAGRGARFRANGDGTWMGLDGYYAGELLRPVRRPDGSLSHLDLGSFVFTRQPYDEGAPVPGGVDPEGWRGIS
- the dnaB gene encoding replicative DNA helicase, which codes for MTISEPLDDPWAESGPSDRLPSSRRRGNGGRGRDEQHDRDSDSWESGGSSFERVPPQDLDAEQSVLGGMLLSKDAIADVVEVLKGHDFYRPAHETIYGAILDLYAKGEPADPITVAAELTKRGEITKVGGAPYLHTLVQTVPTAANAEYYAEIVHERAVLRRLVEAGTRITQMGYAADGDVDEIVNSAQAEIYAVTEQRTTEDYLPLGDIMEGALDEIEAIGSRSGEMTGVPTGFTDLDSLTNGLHPGQMIIIAARPAMGKSTLALDFARACSIKHNMPSVIFSLEMGRNEIAMRLLSAEARVALHHMRSGTMTDEDWTRLARRMPDVSAAPLYIDDSPNLSMMEIRAKCRRLKQRADLKLVVIDYLQLMQSGGKRSESRQQEVSDMSRNLKLLAKELELPVIALSQLNRGPEQRTDKKPMVSDLRESGSIEQDADMVILLHREDAYEKESPRAGEADIIVGKHRNGPTATITVAFQGHYSRFVDMAQT